Proteins encoded by one window of Mycolicibacterium cosmeticum:
- a CDS encoding carboxymuconolactone decarboxylase family protein: MSRIGDFPDDDAAAWVLKSPDIGVAMAGFTNAVYTKNRLPMRVRELARMVIALDNECVVCQNTRDSDGIAAGVDEDLYDHAHEWRTWPGYSAQERVAAEFAERFARDHTGLRDDEEFWARCSAEFDDELLTDLALSCAMWLGMGRMLRTLDIGQSCKITL; the protein is encoded by the coding sequence ATGAGCCGAATCGGAGATTTCCCCGACGATGACGCCGCCGCCTGGGTGCTCAAGTCACCCGATATCGGGGTCGCCATGGCCGGTTTCACCAATGCGGTCTACACCAAGAACCGGCTGCCGATGCGGGTCCGGGAGTTGGCCCGGATGGTGATCGCCCTGGACAACGAATGCGTGGTGTGCCAGAACACCCGGGATTCGGACGGGATCGCCGCCGGCGTCGACGAAGACCTCTACGACCATGCCCACGAGTGGCGGACCTGGCCCGGCTACAGCGCGCAGGAGCGGGTGGCAGCGGAATTCGCCGAGCGATTCGCCCGCGACCACACCGGGCTGCGCGACGACGAAGAATTCTGGGCGCGGTGCTCGGCCGAGTTCGACGACGAACTCCTGACCGACCTCGCGTTGTCCTGTGCCATGTGGCTGGGCATGGGGCGGATGCTGCGCACCCTGGACATCGGCCAGAGCTGCAAGATCACCCTCTGA
- a CDS encoding MDR family MFS transporter, which produces MTEAPARPDTDAAGAIGSQRRNIVFVAVLLGMLLAALDQTIVATALPTVVADLGGAGHQSWVVTSYLLASTIATAIVGKLGDLFGRKTVFQVSIVFFLAGSVLCGLAQSMTMLVAARALQGIGGGAIMVTATAVIGEVIPLRDRGRYQGALGAVFGVTTVIGPLLGGFFTDHLSWRWAFWINVPVAVVVFAVAAVAIPALAGRTKPVIDYLGIVLVGLGAAGLTLATSWGGAEYAWSSPVIIGLFAGAAVILAAFVWAEIRAAEPILPIRLFASPVFAVCCVLAFIVGFAMLGAMTFLPTFMQFVDGVSATTSGLRTLPMVAGMLLTSIGSGALVGRTGRYKMFPVAGTAVMAVAFVLLSRMDAATSVWLQSAYLFLLGTGIGLCMQVLVLVVQNTARFDDLGVATSGVTFFRTIGSSFGAAIFGSLFTNFLSGRLAQALAAGGLPATAAQSPKALHELPAEVAAPIVDAYADALGLVFLCAAPVAVVGFVVALFLKEIPLREIEAVSAGDLGDGFGMPGTESPDDILERAVARMFRDSPEIRLRNLAGSQGCDLDVARLWALVQIYRHSQSFGSATLPEIAERRRVPPEVLEPVFDRLVDTGYALRTGDRLWLTQPGAAQVNAVTAALVGRIVDKLAVSADYQGRPDRLQVEAALERIAHRMLVQREWIDDRPALAAAR; this is translated from the coding sequence ATGACCGAGGCACCCGCACGGCCGGACACCGACGCCGCCGGGGCAATCGGATCGCAACGACGCAACATCGTCTTCGTCGCCGTGCTGCTGGGCATGCTGCTGGCGGCCCTCGACCAGACCATCGTCGCCACCGCGCTGCCCACCGTGGTGGCCGACCTGGGCGGCGCCGGCCACCAATCCTGGGTGGTGACAAGCTATCTGCTCGCCTCCACCATCGCCACGGCCATCGTCGGCAAGCTCGGCGACCTGTTCGGCCGCAAAACCGTCTTCCAGGTCTCGATCGTGTTCTTCCTGGCCGGATCGGTGCTCTGCGGGCTCGCGCAATCGATGACGATGTTGGTCGCGGCGCGGGCGCTGCAGGGCATCGGCGGTGGCGCCATCATGGTCACCGCGACCGCCGTCATCGGCGAGGTGATCCCGCTGCGCGATCGAGGGCGATACCAGGGAGCGCTCGGGGCCGTGTTCGGCGTGACGACCGTGATCGGACCGCTGTTGGGTGGCTTCTTCACCGACCATCTGTCCTGGCGCTGGGCGTTCTGGATCAACGTGCCGGTGGCCGTCGTCGTGTTCGCGGTGGCCGCCGTGGCCATCCCGGCGCTGGCCGGCCGCACCAAGCCGGTGATCGACTATCTGGGCATCGTCCTGGTGGGCCTCGGGGCGGCCGGCCTGACCCTGGCCACCAGCTGGGGCGGCGCCGAGTATGCGTGGTCGTCGCCGGTCATCATCGGGCTGTTCGCCGGGGCGGCGGTCATCCTGGCCGCCTTCGTTTGGGCGGAAATCCGTGCGGCCGAACCGATCCTGCCGATCAGGTTGTTCGCCAGCCCGGTCTTCGCGGTGTGCTGCGTGCTGGCCTTCATCGTGGGCTTCGCGATGCTGGGCGCGATGACCTTCCTGCCCACCTTCATGCAGTTCGTCGACGGCGTATCGGCAACGACCTCGGGTCTGCGCACGCTGCCGATGGTGGCGGGCATGCTGCTCACCTCGATCGGCAGCGGTGCGCTGGTCGGCCGCACCGGCCGGTACAAGATGTTCCCGGTCGCCGGCACGGCCGTCATGGCGGTCGCCTTCGTCCTGCTGTCCCGGATGGACGCCGCGACGTCGGTCTGGCTGCAATCGGCCTACCTGTTCCTGCTCGGCACCGGTATCGGCCTGTGCATGCAGGTGCTGGTGCTGGTGGTGCAGAACACGGCACGGTTCGACGATCTCGGCGTCGCCACCTCGGGGGTGACCTTCTTCCGGACCATCGGCAGCTCGTTCGGGGCGGCCATCTTCGGCTCGCTGTTCACCAATTTCCTGTCCGGCCGGCTCGCCCAGGCTCTGGCGGCCGGCGGGCTGCCCGCGACCGCGGCGCAGTCACCGAAAGCCTTGCACGAGTTGCCCGCCGAGGTGGCCGCGCCGATCGTCGACGCGTACGCCGACGCGCTCGGTCTGGTCTTCCTCTGCGCGGCGCCCGTCGCGGTGGTCGGGTTCGTGGTGGCCCTGTTCCTCAAGGAGATCCCGCTGCGCGAGATCGAGGCGGTCTCGGCGGGTGACCTCGGTGACGGCTTCGGGATGCCCGGCACGGAATCCCCGGACGACATCCTGGAACGGGCGGTGGCCCGGATGTTCCGGGATTCACCGGAGATCCGGCTGCGCAACCTGGCCGGCAGCCAGGGCTGCGACCTCGACGTCGCCCGGTTGTGGGCGCTGGTCCAGATCTACCGGCACAGCCAGTCTTTCGGCTCGGCAACCCTGCCGGAGATCGCCGAACGCCGGCGGGTGCCGCCCGAGGTGCTGGAGCCGGTCTTCGACCGGCTGGTCGACACCGGCTACGCACTGCGCACCGGGGATCGGCTCTGGCTGACCCAGCCGGGCGCCGCCCAGGTCAACGCGGTGACCGCCGCACTGGTCGGCCGGATCGTCGACAAGCTGGCGGTGTCGGCCGACTATCAGGGCCGCCCGGACCGGCTGCAGGTCGAAGCCGCGCTGGAGCGCATCGCACACCGCATGCTGGTGCAGCGCGAATGGATCGACGACCGGCCGGCCCTGGCGGCCGCCCGGTGA
- the bfr gene encoding bacterioferritin, producing the protein MQGDPEVLKLLNEQLTSELTAINQYFLHSKMQDNWGFTELAQHTREESIEEMHHAEWITDRILLLDGLPNYQRLFSLRVGQTLREQFEADLAIEYEVVARLKPGIIMCREKQDAVSANLFEQILGDEEKHIDYLETQLELMDKLGEALYSAQCVSRPPK; encoded by the coding sequence ATGCAAGGCGATCCGGAAGTTCTGAAGCTGCTCAACGAGCAGTTGACCAGTGAACTCACGGCGATCAACCAATATTTCCTGCATTCGAAGATGCAAGACAATTGGGGATTCACCGAATTGGCGCAACACACGCGCGAGGAATCCATCGAGGAAATGCATCACGCGGAATGGATCACCGACCGCATCCTGCTGCTCGACGGGCTGCCGAACTATCAGCGGCTGTTCTCCTTGCGGGTCGGCCAGACGCTGCGCGAGCAGTTCGAGGCCGACCTGGCGATCGAATACGAGGTGGTGGCCCGGCTCAAGCCCGGCATCATCATGTGCCGCGAGAAGCAGGATGCCGTGTCGGCGAACCTGTTCGAGCAGATCCTCGGTGACGAGGAGAAGCACATCGACTACCTGGAGACGCAGCTGGAGCTGATGGACAAGCTCGGCGAGGCGCTGTACTCCGCGCAGTGCGTTTCGCGTCCGCCCAAGTAG
- a CDS encoding (2Fe-2S)-binding protein, whose protein sequence is MFVCLCTGATTQAVSEAVAAGATTSKQIAEACGAGSDCGRCRRTLRAILAASRECPVHAAG, encoded by the coding sequence GTGTTCGTCTGCCTGTGCACCGGTGCCACCACCCAGGCCGTCAGCGAGGCCGTCGCGGCGGGCGCCACCACGTCCAAGCAGATCGCCGAGGCCTGCGGGGCCGGCTCCGACTGCGGCCGGTGCCGCCGCACCTTGCGCGCCATCCTGGCGGCATCGCGCGAATGCCCGGTGCATGCCGCCGGTTAG
- a CDS encoding enoyl-CoA hydratase/isomerase family protein: MTLLIADDNRVRTLTLNRPEALNAFSEALYDATTEALLAAADDPEVSVVLLTGAGRAFSAGNDLVEMQKLVTDPDYQPGKHGFRGMIEALAAFPKPFICAVNGVGLGIGATILGYADLAFMSSTARLKCPFTSLGVPPEAASSYLLPRLIGRQNAAWLLMSSEWIDAAEALRMGLVFKVCEPEDLLAEARRHADVLASRPLNSLLAVKKTMLEPVRPGIAAASERENALFAELLGQAANVDALASFVEKRT; this comes from the coding sequence GTGACACTTCTGATCGCGGATGACAACCGCGTACGCACCCTCACCCTGAACCGTCCCGAGGCGCTGAACGCCTTCAGCGAGGCGCTGTACGACGCGACCACCGAGGCGCTGCTGGCCGCCGCCGACGACCCCGAGGTGTCCGTCGTGCTGCTCACCGGCGCCGGCCGCGCGTTCAGCGCGGGCAATGATCTGGTGGAGATGCAGAAGCTGGTCACGGACCCCGACTACCAACCGGGCAAGCACGGTTTCCGCGGCATGATCGAGGCGCTGGCCGCGTTCCCCAAACCGTTCATCTGCGCGGTCAACGGGGTGGGCCTGGGGATCGGGGCGACCATCTTGGGCTATGCCGACCTGGCCTTCATGTCCAGCACGGCGCGGCTGAAATGTCCGTTCACCAGTCTGGGTGTGCCGCCGGAGGCCGCGTCGTCCTATCTGTTACCGCGGTTGATCGGCCGGCAGAACGCCGCCTGGCTGCTGATGTCCTCGGAGTGGATCGACGCCGCCGAGGCGCTGCGGATGGGTCTGGTGTTCAAGGTGTGTGAGCCCGAGGACCTGCTGGCCGAGGCTCGCCGGCATGCCGATGTGCTCGCCTCCCGCCCGCTGAACAGCCTGCTGGCAGTGAAGAAGACGATGCTCGAACCGGTGCGGCCGGGGATCGCCGCGGCCAGCGAACGGGAGAACGCGTTGTTCGCCGAACTGCTGGGCCAGGCCGCCAACGTCGACGCGCTGGCGTCGTTCGTCGAGAAGAGGACCTAA
- a CDS encoding EthD domain-containing protein, which translates to MEKVMVVLRRAEADEQWCRRLRTPVASALAELGLPGLTVNVRDDAVRASLMTLTTLDPPAVAVISIWTQQYYGTAVTAALDLLSAECDCLAAYLVTESVPMPAPDGPPGARTPGLANVALLRRPADLDQATWLSRWHLDHTPVAIDTQATFGYTQNTVVRALTDGAPRIDAIVEELFPIEAVSDLYAFFGAADEADLADRMGRMAASVARFGADRDIDTVPTSRYPLWSPAHTLAP; encoded by the coding sequence ATGGAAAAGGTGATGGTGGTGCTGCGCCGCGCCGAGGCGGACGAGCAGTGGTGCCGGCGGTTGCGCACCCCGGTCGCGTCGGCGTTGGCCGAGTTGGGCCTGCCCGGCCTGACGGTCAACGTGCGCGACGACGCGGTGCGCGCCTCGCTGATGACGCTGACCACCCTGGACCCGCCGGCGGTCGCGGTGATCAGCATCTGGACCCAGCAGTACTACGGGACGGCCGTGACGGCGGCGCTCGACCTGCTGTCGGCCGAATGTGATTGTTTGGCGGCGTATCTGGTCACCGAGTCGGTGCCGATGCCGGCCCCGGACGGGCCGCCGGGCGCCCGCACCCCTGGCTTGGCCAATGTGGCGCTGCTGCGCCGACCGGCCGACCTGGACCAGGCCACCTGGCTGAGCCGCTGGCATCTGGACCACACGCCGGTGGCGATCGACACCCAGGCCACGTTCGGGTACACCCAGAACACGGTGGTGCGGGCGCTCACCGACGGGGCGCCGCGCATCGACGCCATCGTCGAAGAGCTCTTCCCGATCGAGGCCGTCTCGGATCTGTACGCGTTCTTCGGGGCGGCCGACGAGGCGGATCTGGCCGACCGGATGGGCCGGATGGCCGCCAGTGTGGCGAGGTTCGGCGCGGACCGCGACATCGACACGGTGCCGACCAGTCGGTACCCGTTGTGGAGCCCGGCGCATACGCTAGCGCCGTGA